One segment of Streptomyces sp. NBC_00576 DNA contains the following:
- a CDS encoding S1 family peptidase: MFGLARAKKAAAVLVATAAAASTALIAAPGAVAAPQPIVGGTTTTASAYPYVMQITDSSQNQFCGGTLVSATKVVTAAHCMVDETTSSVRVVGGRTYLNGTNGTVSRVTKIWIHPSYTDATNGDDVAVLTLATSMPYTAASYVTSSQTSVYAAGTTARIIGWGTTSSNGSSSNQLRTATVPTVSNSSCSSSYGSSYIASDMVCAGFTAGGVDTCQGDSGGPLMIGGVLAGITSWGEGCAAAGYPGIYTRLTTFSSLVATQVAS; this comes from the coding sequence ATGTTCGGGCTCGCCCGTGCCAAGAAGGCCGCCGCTGTTCTGGTGGCCACCGCTGCCGCCGCCTCGACCGCACTGATCGCCGCTCCCGGCGCCGTCGCCGCGCCCCAGCCCATCGTGGGCGGTACGACGACGACCGCGTCTGCGTACCCGTACGTCATGCAGATCACGGACTCCTCGCAGAACCAGTTCTGCGGTGGCACCCTCGTCTCGGCCACCAAGGTCGTCACCGCCGCCCACTGTATGGTCGACGAGACGACGAGCAGCGTCAGAGTCGTCGGCGGCCGTACCTACCTCAACGGCACCAACGGCACGGTCAGCCGGGTCACCAAGATCTGGATCCACCCGAGCTACACGGACGCCACCAACGGCGACGACGTGGCCGTGCTGACCCTCGCGACCTCGATGCCGTACACGGCGGCGTCGTACGTCACCTCGTCCCAGACCAGCGTGTACGCGGCCGGCACCACCGCCCGCATCATCGGCTGGGGCACCACCTCCTCGAACGGCAGCTCCTCCAACCAGCTGCGCACGGCGACGGTCCCGACCGTCTCCAACTCCAGCTGCTCCAGCTCGTACGGCTCCAGCTACATCGCGAGCGACATGGTCTGCGCCGGCTTCACCGCCGGTGGCGTTGACACCTGCCAGGGCGACAGCGGCGGCCCGCTGATGATCGGCGGCGTCCTGGCAGGTATTACTTCCTGGGGCGAGGGCTGCGCTGCGGCCGGCTACCCCGGGATCTACACCCGGCTGACCACCTTCTCCAGCCTGGTGGCGACGCAGGTCGCGTCGTAA
- a CDS encoding winged helix DNA-binding domain-containing protein, which yields MQNTAKQQTVQRNTAKQNTAKTTSAAAPTTRPGSGSTTAPAAAPVLGPRALNRATLARQLLLTRSQMSAKDALAHLLGLQAQNVKPPYYALAARLDGFAPEELSRLMADREAVRIVTMRSTIHTHTADDCLTLRPLVQPARDRELTYFRKGLVGVDLDRLTALARALVEAEPRTMKQLREALLVEWPDADPQSLSVAARCRLPLVQVTPRGLWGRSGQVALTTAEHWLGRSAEPDPASLLDTTLLRYLAAFGPASVKDMQTWAGLTRLRDAFERLRPELLTFRDEYGTELFDLPDAPRPDPETPAPPRFLPEFDNLLLSHADRTRVVPADLKGRTWTGNQAHCTLLVDGFLAGLWRLEDRTLTVEPFGEFTRDQRAAVVEEGERMLAVLHEGTAYDIRFATVVREQEREKERG from the coding sequence ATGCAGAACACGGCGAAGCAGCAGACGGTGCAGCGGAACACGGCGAAGCAGAACACGGCGAAGACGACGTCGGCAGCCGCCCCGACGACGCGCCCCGGCTCGGGCTCGACAACCGCGCCCGCCGCGGCCCCGGTCCTCGGCCCCCGCGCCCTGAACCGGGCCACCCTCGCCCGGCAACTGCTTCTCACCCGGTCGCAGATGTCCGCCAAGGACGCCCTCGCGCACCTCCTCGGTCTCCAGGCGCAGAACGTGAAGCCCCCGTACTACGCCCTCGCCGCCCGCCTCGACGGCTTCGCCCCCGAGGAGCTGTCCCGGCTCATGGCCGACCGGGAGGCCGTCCGCATCGTCACCATGCGCTCGACCATCCACACCCACACCGCCGACGACTGCCTCACCCTGCGACCGCTCGTCCAGCCCGCCCGGGACCGCGAACTCACCTACTTCCGCAAGGGACTTGTGGGCGTCGACCTCGACCGGCTCACTGCCCTCGCCCGCGCACTCGTCGAGGCCGAGCCACGCACGATGAAGCAGTTGCGCGAGGCGCTCCTCGTCGAGTGGCCGGACGCCGACCCGCAGTCCCTGTCCGTCGCCGCCCGCTGTCGGCTCCCGCTCGTCCAGGTCACCCCGCGCGGCCTGTGGGGCCGCAGTGGCCAGGTCGCCCTCACCACCGCCGAGCACTGGCTCGGTCGCTCGGCCGAACCGGACCCGGCCTCGCTGCTGGACACGACTCTGCTCCGCTACCTCGCCGCCTTCGGCCCGGCCTCCGTGAAGGACATGCAGACCTGGGCCGGTCTGACCCGGCTGCGCGACGCCTTCGAGCGCCTCCGCCCGGAGCTGCTCACCTTCCGGGACGAGTACGGCACCGAGCTCTTCGACCTCCCCGACGCTCCCCGCCCCGACCCGGAGACCCCGGCCCCGCCGCGTTTCCTGCCCGAGTTCGACAACCTGCTCCTCTCGCACGCCGACCGCACGCGCGTCGTCCCCGCCGACCTCAAGGGCCGTACCTGGACGGGCAATCAGGCACACTGCACCCTGCTCGTCGACGGCTTCCTCGCCGGTCTGTGGCGCCTTGAGGACCGCACGCTCACCGTCGAGCCGTTCGGCGAGTTCACAAGGGACCAGCGGGCGGCGGTGGTTGAGGAGGGCGAGCGGATGCTCGCGGTGCTGCACGAGGGAACGGCGTACGACATCCGGTTCGCCACCGTCGTACGGGAACAGGAACGGGAAAAGGAACGTGGATAG
- a CDS encoding magnesium and cobalt transport protein CorA, with the protein MPERRARPASENGRKSAWRRALTPPSAPPAKPAAPRTEPPSPAPAEPADSIVHAALYRDGVRVSTPATLAETFRELRDEPDGMAWIGLARPTEAELLSLAAEFDLHPLSVEDAMEAHQRPKLERYGDTLFVVLSAARYLDAAEEVDFGELHVFIGPDFLITVRHGAAPDLSAVRRRMEATPELLKLGPEAVLYAILDAVVDGYAPVVEGVQNDIDEIETEVFRGDPKVSRRIYELSREMVEFQRATRPLVGMLHSLIAGFAKYRTDEELQRYLRDVADHVTHTSERVDGFRQALTDILTVNSTLVTQQQNAEMRALAEAGFEQNEEIKKISSWAAILFAPTLVGTIYGMNFAHMPELRWVFGYPFAIVLMAVVCTSLYVIFKRRDWL; encoded by the coding sequence ATGCCCGAGCGACGTGCCCGCCCGGCCTCGGAGAACGGGCGGAAGTCCGCCTGGCGTCGCGCCCTGACGCCACCCTCCGCGCCGCCCGCGAAACCCGCCGCCCCGCGGACCGAGCCACCTTCCCCGGCGCCGGCCGAACCGGCCGACAGCATCGTGCACGCGGCCCTCTATCGCGACGGCGTGCGCGTCTCGACGCCCGCCACCCTCGCCGAGACCTTCCGTGAGCTGCGCGACGAGCCCGACGGCATGGCGTGGATCGGCCTGGCCCGCCCCACGGAGGCCGAACTCCTCTCACTGGCCGCCGAGTTCGACCTGCATCCACTCTCCGTCGAGGACGCGATGGAGGCCCACCAGCGCCCGAAACTGGAGCGCTACGGCGACACCCTGTTCGTCGTCCTGAGCGCCGCCCGCTATCTGGACGCGGCCGAGGAGGTCGACTTCGGCGAACTGCACGTCTTCATCGGCCCCGACTTCCTGATCACGGTCCGCCATGGCGCGGCCCCGGACCTGTCGGCCGTACGCCGCCGCATGGAGGCGACCCCGGAGCTGCTGAAGCTGGGTCCGGAGGCGGTGCTGTACGCGATCCTGGACGCGGTGGTCGACGGCTACGCGCCGGTCGTCGAGGGCGTCCAGAACGACATCGACGAGATCGAGACCGAGGTCTTCCGCGGCGACCCGAAGGTGTCCCGCCGTATCTACGAACTCTCCCGCGAAATGGTCGAGTTCCAGCGCGCCACCCGCCCCCTGGTAGGCATGCTGCACAGCCTGATTGCAGGCTTCGCGAAGTACCGCACGGACGAGGAACTCCAGCGCTACCTGAGGGACGTGGCCGACCATGTCACCCACACCAGCGAACGCGTCGACGGCTTCCGCCAGGCACTGACGGACATCCTGACGGTCAACTCCACCCTGGTGACACAGCAGCAGAACGCGGAGATGCGGGCGTTGGCGGAGGCGGGGTTCGAACAGAACGAGGAGATCAAGAAGATCTCGTCGTGGGCGGCGATCCTGTTCGCTCCGACGCTGGTCGGGACGATCTACGGCATGAACTTCGCGCACATGCCGGAGTTGCGCTGGGTGTTCGGGTATCCCTTTGCGATCGTCCTGATGGCGGTTGTCTGCACCAGCTTGTACGTCATTTTCAAGCGGCGGGACTGGCTCTGA
- the hypE gene encoding hydrogenase expression/formation protein HypE, which produces MSDTTLPTLDVEGWTCPAPLRDRPRVVMGHGGGGVLSAELVQQIFAPAFGGEVLAQMGDAAVLSLGGARLAFSTDSYVVRPLFFPGGSIGDLAVNGTVNDLAMSGARAAYLSCGFILEEGVELDVVTRVSQALGTAARAAGVEVATGDTKVVETGHGDGIYINTAGIGLVPAGVDLRPQRVVPGDVVIVSGAIGVHGVAVMSVREGLEFGVEIKSDCAALGGLVDAMLAVTPDLHVLRDPTRGGLAATLNEIAQASGTGVVIRERDVPVPPAVANACAILGLDPMYIANEGKLVAFVPREHADAVLEAMRAHPLGADSVIIGETVEAHPGMVVARTGLGGTRVVDLPIGEQLPRIC; this is translated from the coding sequence TTGTCTGACACCACTCTCCCCACCCTCGACGTCGAGGGCTGGACATGTCCGGCGCCTCTGCGTGACCGGCCACGGGTCGTCATGGGCCACGGCGGCGGTGGAGTCCTCTCCGCCGAGCTCGTCCAGCAGATCTTCGCCCCCGCCTTCGGGGGCGAGGTGCTCGCCCAGATGGGTGATGCCGCCGTCCTCTCCCTCGGCGGTGCCCGGCTGGCGTTCTCCACCGACTCCTACGTGGTGCGGCCGTTGTTCTTTCCCGGCGGCAGCATCGGCGATCTGGCGGTCAACGGCACCGTCAACGACCTCGCCATGAGCGGCGCCCGCGCCGCCTACCTCTCCTGCGGATTCATCCTGGAGGAGGGCGTCGAGCTGGACGTGGTCACACGGGTGTCCCAGGCGCTGGGCACGGCCGCGCGCGCCGCCGGTGTGGAGGTGGCCACCGGCGACACCAAGGTGGTGGAGACCGGCCACGGCGACGGGATCTACATCAACACCGCGGGCATCGGTCTCGTCCCGGCGGGTGTCGATCTGCGCCCTCAGCGGGTCGTCCCCGGCGACGTCGTGATCGTCAGCGGTGCGATCGGCGTCCATGGGGTGGCGGTCATGAGCGTTCGCGAGGGCCTGGAATTCGGAGTGGAGATCAAGAGCGACTGTGCGGCGCTCGGCGGGCTGGTCGACGCCATGCTCGCCGTCACCCCGGATCTGCACGTACTGCGTGATCCCACCCGAGGCGGCCTGGCGGCAACGCTCAACGAGATCGCGCAGGCCTCCGGTACCGGGGTCGTCATCCGGGAACGCGACGTCCCGGTCCCGCCGGCCGTGGCCAACGCCTGCGCCATTCTCGGACTGGACCCCATGTACATCGCCAACGAGGGCAAGCTGGTGGCCTTCGTCCCCCGTGAGCACGCCGACGCCGTCCTGGAGGCGATGCGAGCCCACCCGCTGGGCGCGGACTCCGTGATCATCGGTGAGACCGTCGAGGCGCATCCCGGCATGGTCGTGGCCCGGACCGGCCTGGGGGGAACACGCGTGGTCGATCTGCCGATCGGAGAGCAACTGCCGCGGATCTGCTGA
- the hypD gene encoding hydrogenase formation protein HypD, protein MKYIDEFQDPELARRLLDDIHATVTRPWALMEVCGGQTHSIIRHGIDQLLPEEVELIHGPGCPVCVTPLEVIDKALAIASRPEVIFCSFGDMLRVPGTGRDLFQVRAEGGDVRVVYSPLDALRIARENPGREVVFFGIGFETTAPPNAMTVHQARKLGIQNFSMLVSHVRVPPAIEAIMSSPSCRVQGFLAAGHVCSVMGVGEYPELAERFRVPIVVTGFEPLDILEGVRRAVRQLEHGEHTVDNAYARAVRPEGNAAARAMLEDVFEVTDRAWRGIGVIPGSGWRLSSKYRDHDAEHRFSVSGIRTAEPAECRSGEVLQGLLKPHECEAFGTLCTPRTPLGATMVSSEGACAAYYLYRRLDVPTTTTVREASPVV, encoded by the coding sequence GTGAAGTACATCGACGAGTTCCAGGACCCGGAGCTGGCGCGTCGGCTCCTTGACGACATCCACGCCACGGTGACCAGGCCGTGGGCCCTGATGGAGGTGTGCGGAGGGCAGACGCACAGCATCATCCGGCACGGCATCGACCAACTCCTGCCGGAGGAGGTCGAGTTGATCCACGGGCCGGGCTGCCCTGTGTGCGTGACCCCGCTGGAGGTCATCGACAAGGCTCTGGCGATCGCCTCCCGACCGGAGGTGATCTTCTGCTCCTTCGGCGACATGCTGCGGGTGCCGGGCACGGGACGGGACCTGTTCCAGGTCCGCGCGGAAGGCGGTGACGTGCGCGTCGTCTACTCGCCGCTCGACGCGCTGCGGATCGCACGCGAGAACCCGGGCCGCGAGGTGGTGTTCTTCGGCATCGGCTTCGAGACGACGGCACCCCCCAACGCCATGACGGTCCATCAGGCCCGGAAGCTGGGCATCCAGAACTTCAGCATGCTGGTGTCCCATGTCCGCGTACCCCCGGCCATCGAGGCGATCATGTCCTCGCCGAGCTGCCGGGTGCAGGGCTTCCTCGCGGCCGGGCACGTCTGCAGTGTGATGGGCGTGGGGGAGTACCCGGAACTGGCGGAACGCTTCCGTGTCCCGATCGTCGTGACGGGCTTCGAGCCACTGGACATCCTCGAAGGCGTGCGCCGGGCGGTTCGTCAGCTGGAACACGGTGAGCACACCGTCGACAACGCCTACGCCCGCGCCGTCCGCCCGGAGGGCAACGCGGCCGCCCGGGCCATGCTGGAGGACGTCTTCGAGGTCACCGACCGTGCCTGGCGCGGTATCGGGGTGATCCCCGGCAGCGGCTGGCGGCTGTCGTCGAAGTACCGCGACCACGACGCCGAACACCGCTTCTCGGTCAGCGGAATCCGGACGGCCGAACCCGCCGAGTGCCGCAGCGGAGAGGTCCTCCAGGGGCTGCTCAAACCGCACGAGTGCGAGGCCTTCGGCACCCTGTGCACCCCACGTACCCCCCTGGGAGCCACCATGGTCTCCAGTGAGGGCGCCTGCGCGGCGTACTACCTCTACCGGCGTCTGGACGTGCCCACCACCACGACGGTTCGGGAGGCGAGCCCCGTTGTCTGA
- a CDS encoding HypC/HybG/HupF family hydrogenase formation chaperone: MCLAVPGRVLDIEERDGTRMATVDFGGVVKEVCLEYLPDLQVGEYAIVHVGFALQRLDEESARQTLELFAELGLLQEEFGDPWETAAAQAGVDPVEEVRNQ, translated from the coding sequence ATGTGCCTGGCGGTACCCGGCAGAGTGCTGGACATCGAGGAACGGGACGGCACCCGGATGGCCACCGTCGACTTCGGCGGCGTGGTCAAGGAGGTGTGTCTGGAGTACCTGCCCGACCTCCAGGTCGGTGAGTACGCCATCGTCCACGTCGGGTTCGCCCTGCAACGGCTGGACGAGGAGTCGGCACGCCAGACGCTCGAACTCTTCGCCGAACTCGGTCTGTTGCAGGAGGAGTTCGGCGACCCCTGGGAAACGGCGGCGGCACAGGCGGGCGTGGACCCGGTGGAAGAGGTGCGCAACCAGTGA
- the hypF gene encoding carbamoyltransferase HypF, translating into MSGPQAQAAVAEDTPRRRRVTVRGVVQGVGFRPYLYGLATELALAGHVTNTPEGVVAEVEGTASAVARFCDRIAAQAPPLARVESVHHREMPPAGTAAFSILTSRTDGPARTLVSPDSATCADCLTELADPADRRYRHPFVNCTHCGPRFTIVTGLPYDRAKTTMAGFAMCPDCAREYADPADRRFHAQPVACPACGPRLRLLVPRSEEVTGADPVTEARALLSDGAILAVKGLGGYHLACDATNEKAVARLRRRKARGDKPFAVMARTADDVRHLVRLSPEERSLLEGRARPVVLMRRHPHPSCAAGDPRPAEAVAPGSPDLGVMLPYTPLHQLLLGLPGDPDGPRLLVMTSGNVSGEPIVTDDTEALERLAHLADAWLTHDRPIHVPCDDSVVRVCDGEPLVIRRSRGYAPLPVSLPLPVRPALAVGGDLKNAFCLGAGRRAWLSAHIGDMDDVGTQRAFERAAAQLESITGVRPETLVSDRHPGYRSAGWADRNAAHRPVVRVQHHHAHVAAAMAEHGLDGSRAVIGVAFDGTGHGDDGAVWGGEFLLADYDRFTRFGHLAYVPLPGGDAAVRRPYRMALAHLRAAGIGWSDDLACTAACPPDELRLLARQLERGLNCVPTSSMGRLFDAVSSLAGVCHRAGYEAQAAVELEGAAVHAPAEDTTAYAFALHESQEDRGGVVRADPAPVLAAVVRDLRAGIGTALVAARFHRGVTDLVHRMCARARERQGLDTVALTGGVFANTLLSSACAAALSADGFTVLRHHLVPPNDGGLALGQLMVAARTTPTD; encoded by the coding sequence GTGAGCGGTCCGCAGGCGCAGGCCGCCGTCGCCGAGGACACTCCGCGCCGCCGCCGGGTCACCGTCCGGGGCGTGGTGCAGGGCGTGGGCTTCCGGCCCTATCTGTACGGCCTCGCCACCGAACTCGCCCTCGCCGGACACGTGACCAACACTCCGGAGGGCGTCGTCGCGGAGGTCGAGGGCACCGCCTCGGCCGTGGCCCGGTTCTGCGACCGGATCGCCGCCCAGGCACCCCCGTTGGCCCGCGTCGAGTCCGTCCACCACCGGGAGATGCCTCCCGCCGGCACCGCCGCGTTCAGCATCCTCACCTCCCGCACCGACGGCCCGGCCCGCACCCTGGTCTCCCCGGACTCCGCCACCTGCGCCGACTGCCTCACCGAGCTGGCCGACCCGGCGGACCGCCGGTACCGCCACCCGTTCGTCAACTGCACCCACTGCGGCCCGCGCTTCACGATCGTCACCGGCCTGCCGTACGACCGGGCCAAGACCACCATGGCCGGCTTCGCGATGTGCCCCGACTGCGCCCGCGAGTACGCGGATCCGGCCGACCGCCGTTTCCACGCGCAGCCGGTCGCCTGCCCGGCCTGCGGGCCACGTCTGCGGCTGCTGGTCCCCCGGTCCGAGGAGGTCACGGGGGCGGACCCGGTCACCGAGGCCCGCGCACTGCTGTCGGACGGCGCGATCCTCGCCGTGAAGGGCCTGGGCGGCTACCACCTGGCCTGCGACGCCACGAACGAAAAGGCGGTCGCCCGTCTGCGCCGGCGCAAGGCGCGCGGGGACAAGCCGTTCGCCGTCATGGCCAGGACCGCGGACGACGTCCGGCACCTCGTCCGGCTGAGCCCCGAGGAGCGGAGCCTGCTCGAAGGCCGGGCCAGGCCGGTCGTACTGATGAGGCGGCATCCGCACCCGTCCTGCGCCGCCGGGGACCCGCGGCCCGCCGAGGCCGTCGCGCCCGGCAGTCCCGACCTGGGCGTGATGCTGCCGTACACGCCCCTGCACCAACTGCTGCTCGGCCTGCCCGGCGACCCGGACGGCCCTCGGCTGCTCGTCATGACCAGCGGCAACGTGTCCGGTGAGCCGATCGTCACCGACGACACCGAGGCGCTGGAGCGGCTCGCGCATCTGGCGGACGCCTGGCTCACGCACGACCGGCCGATCCACGTCCCGTGCGACGACTCCGTGGTCCGCGTCTGCGACGGGGAGCCGTTGGTGATCCGCCGCTCCCGTGGCTACGCCCCGTTGCCGGTCTCCCTCCCGCTGCCCGTGCGGCCGGCCCTCGCCGTGGGCGGAGATCTGAAGAACGCCTTCTGCCTGGGGGCGGGCCGCCGCGCCTGGCTGTCGGCGCACATCGGTGACATGGACGATGTCGGTACGCAGCGGGCCTTCGAGCGCGCGGCGGCGCAGTTGGAGTCCATCACGGGGGTGCGGCCCGAGACCCTGGTGTCCGACCGGCATCCCGGCTACCGCTCCGCCGGCTGGGCCGACCGGAACGCGGCGCACCGGCCCGTCGTACGCGTCCAGCACCATCACGCGCACGTCGCCGCCGCGATGGCCGAGCACGGCCTCGACGGCAGCCGGGCGGTGATCGGGGTCGCCTTCGACGGCACGGGCCACGGCGACGACGGCGCCGTGTGGGGCGGGGAGTTCCTGCTCGCGGACTACGACCGCTTCACCCGGTTCGGACACCTCGCGTACGTCCCGCTGCCCGGCGGCGACGCCGCGGTGCGCCGGCCGTACCGCATGGCGCTGGCCCATCTGCGGGCGGCCGGGATCGGCTGGTCCGACGACCTCGCCTGTACGGCCGCCTGCCCGCCCGATGAACTCCGGCTCCTGGCACGGCAGTTGGAGCGCGGCCTGAACTGTGTCCCCACGTCCAGCATGGGCCGGCTCTTCGACGCCGTGTCCTCTCTCGCGGGGGTGTGCCACCGCGCCGGATACGAGGCGCAGGCCGCCGTCGAGCTGGAGGGCGCGGCTGTGCACGCACCCGCCGAGGACACCACCGCGTACGCCTTCGCCCTGCACGAGTCGCAGGAGGACCGGGGCGGCGTCGTACGGGCCGATCCGGCACCCGTCCTTGCGGCGGTCGTCCGCGATCTGCGTGCGGGCATCGGGACGGCCCTGGTCGCGGCTCGCTTCCACCGGGGCGTGACCGACCTGGTGCACCGGATGTGCGCGCGGGCGCGAGAGCGGCAGGGGCTGGACACGGTCGCCCTGACGGGAGGCGTGTTCGCCAACACGCTGCTCTCCTCGGCCTGTGCCGCAGCTCTGAGTGCGGACGGCTTCACGGTCCTGCGCCACCACCTGGTGCCCCCCAACGACGGTGGCCTGGCCCTGGGCCAGTTGATGGTGGCCGCCCGGACCACTCCCACCGACTGA
- the hypB gene encoding hydrogenase nickel incorporation protein HypB codes for MCRVVDLRQAVLAKNDASAHELRAHLAARGTAVVNLLSSPGSGKTALLERELLRARERSVPVAALTADLATENDAARLARSGVPVKQVLTDGLCHLESGMLAGHLEGWLPDDTRLLFVENVGNLVCPASYDLGETLRVTLASVTEGEDKPLKYPTAFGLAHLVVITKTDIAQAVEFDEAAFRANVEQVNPGVEVVLTSARRGQGVGVLLDRAMAAADGAPVHSPVMARQPHHHGHTHADSGHTHAHPEATGTMAHTHS; via the coding sequence ATGTGCCGAGTTGTCGACCTGCGCCAGGCCGTACTCGCGAAGAACGACGCGAGCGCCCATGAACTGCGCGCACACCTCGCGGCGCGAGGAACCGCGGTCGTCAACCTGCTGTCCAGTCCGGGCAGCGGCAAGACCGCCCTGCTGGAGCGCGAACTGCTGCGGGCACGGGAGCGGTCCGTTCCCGTCGCGGCGCTGACCGCCGATCTCGCCACCGAGAACGACGCGGCACGCCTGGCGCGTTCGGGCGTCCCGGTCAAGCAGGTGCTCACCGACGGACTGTGTCATCTGGAATCGGGAATGCTCGCCGGGCACCTGGAAGGGTGGCTGCCCGACGACACCCGGCTGCTGTTCGTGGAGAACGTCGGCAACCTCGTCTGCCCGGCCTCCTACGACCTGGGGGAGACGCTGAGGGTCACCCTCGCCTCCGTGACGGAGGGCGAGGACAAGCCACTCAAGTACCCCACCGCCTTCGGCCTCGCACACCTGGTCGTGATCACCAAGACCGACATCGCTCAGGCCGTGGAGTTCGACGAGGCCGCGTTCCGCGCGAATGTGGAGCAGGTCAACCCGGGAGTCGAGGTGGTCCTGACCTCGGCACGCCGGGGGCAGGGAGTCGGCGTGCTGCTCGACCGGGCGATGGCAGCCGCGGACGGCGCGCCCGTCCACTCGCCGGTCATGGCCCGGCAGCCTCATCACCACGGCCACACGCACGCGGACAGCGGTCACACCCATGCGCACCCGGAGGCCACCGGCACGATGGCCCACACCCACTCGTGA
- the hypA gene encoding hydrogenase maturation nickel metallochaperone HypA has translation MHEMSVALAVVDQVAEAATRAGDVTAVRSVRLQVGELAGVVPDALAFCFELACAGTLLEGAELVTEEVPGRARCTPCAHEWAVGMPPRLTCPECGGTSTDLLAGRELQIVDVYWEDSHRHSPTPAPAREPISEER, from the coding sequence ATGCACGAGATGTCCGTCGCGCTGGCCGTCGTCGACCAGGTGGCAGAGGCCGCCACGCGGGCCGGTGACGTCACGGCGGTGCGGTCGGTACGGCTCCAAGTGGGTGAACTGGCCGGTGTCGTACCCGATGCGCTCGCCTTCTGCTTCGAACTGGCCTGCGCCGGAACCCTGCTGGAAGGCGCCGAACTGGTCACCGAGGAGGTGCCGGGGCGGGCCCGCTGTACGCCCTGCGCACACGAATGGGCCGTCGGCATGCCGCCGCGACTGACCTGCCCCGAGTGCGGCGGGACGAGTACCGACCTGCTCGCGGGCCGGGAACTGCAGATCGTCGACGTGTACTGGGAGGACAGCCACAGGCACAGCCCCACGCCCGCGCCCGCCCGCGAACCGATCTCCGAGGAGCGCTGA
- a CDS encoding DUF6893 family small protein has product MKKTFIVIGAATLATLGALAAGVLPDVRRYVRIRRM; this is encoded by the coding sequence ATGAAGAAGACGTTCATCGTCATCGGCGCAGCGACCCTGGCCACCCTGGGCGCCCTCGCCGCCGGGGTGCTTCCCGACGTCAGGCGCTATGTGCGGATCCGACGGATGTGA
- a CDS encoding hydrogenase maturation protease: MSPSPQSGPRTLVAGIGNIFLGDDGFGVETARRLGERDLPGHIEVVDIGVRGMHLAYQILDGYDTLVLVDATARGEAPGTLYVIEHDVGAGNPLPAAPALDGHRMTPDAVLALLDTLCAGTGGEPPRRVLVVGCEPASLEEGIGLSAPVSDAVPEAVRLIEELVHNGEPGESAPRATAGGKST, translated from the coding sequence ATGAGCCCCTCCCCGCAGTCGGGCCCCAGGACCCTCGTCGCCGGCATCGGCAACATCTTCCTCGGCGACGACGGCTTCGGCGTGGAGACCGCGCGCCGGCTCGGCGAACGCGACCTGCCCGGACACATCGAGGTCGTGGACATCGGGGTACGCGGGATGCACCTCGCGTACCAGATCCTGGACGGCTACGACACCCTCGTCCTCGTGGACGCCACGGCACGCGGCGAAGCCCCCGGCACGCTGTACGTGATCGAACACGATGTCGGCGCCGGGAACCCCTTGCCCGCCGCCCCCGCGCTGGACGGCCACCGGATGACCCCCGACGCCGTCCTGGCGCTGCTGGACACCCTGTGCGCCGGGACCGGCGGCGAGCCACCACGCCGCGTCCTGGTCGTCGGATGCGAACCGGCCTCGCTGGAGGAGGGCATCGGTCTCAGCGCACCGGTCTCCGACGCCGTACCGGAGGCCGTCCGGCTGATCGAAGAGCTGGTGCACAACGGAGAGCCGGGAGAGTCCGCGCCGCGGGCCACGGCCGGTGGGAAATCGACATGA